The window CCCTGCATGCCCCCAGGATCCCACACCCCGCACCGAAACGCGAGCCTTTCAGGCCGAATAAATCAGCAGTCTCCTAGCGGGGTCCGCAGCACTTAGTCTCGCCACTGCAGGTGTCGCTAGTACGCTAGTTGCAGGGGGTACGGCAGTACAATTCACTAGGGGAATCACAATCACAGGCAAAGTTGTGGATTTCGTAAAGAGCTTGGGAAGACTGTTGGATGTGGGCCGATGGATTTATGACAATGATCGATCTCCATACAGTATCTATGCGGTGATTGATTCGTGGAGGACCTTCTGGGGGCAAGTCGCTTTGGAGATCAGCGAGCAGCTCTCTGGTGATCATCGCAAGAATTTTGATAGGTACAATAGTGCTTGCACTAGATCTAACGGGGTGCGATGGTATGATGCTGGGCAGACTATTGGACTCACGCAGGCATTCGTCAGAAGTGGGTACTTGGACTACCTTGATCCGGATCATGTCTCATAGGTGCAGTTAGACGCGATGCCGTGACTAGGGCGTAGCGGAGGAATCCGATGGATTGCTTTGTGAGTGACTCGCATTTGAGTCGGGCTGCTGCTCCCTGAGTCGCGATATGCGCCGCGGATGGTGAGCGAGAGGTGAGCACGGAGTCGATCGCGTGGTTGTGGTCGAATTGGAGAAGGGTTGCGAGCCTCTTGGGAGTGGTCGTGGCGGTCTCGGCGATCTCCGTGACGGTGGGGGCGCAGCAGGTAGGCGGTGAGACGCTTGACGTGCGGATCGTGGCGCGGAAAGTTGCCTCGGCCCGGGTGGAGTTCGCGCTTCAGCAGAGGGAGGTCGGTGGCGGTTGGGGGGAGCGGTTGTTGCCGCGGCAGCGGTTCTTTCCGGCGTCGGTCTCGGTCGGACGGTGGCTGGTGAGCACGCCTCTCGCCCTCGCGGGCGAGTCCTCCACGAGCGTGCCCCCGGGGCTCGGCTCGACGGCCGAGGATGGCACATCCGCGACGATTGTGACGACCACGTCGCCGAGCACGTCCCAGCCGCAGGCGAGCCTTGGCAAGCGGTTGCGGCCGCTTGTGCTGGACGGGGTGAACGAGTTGCGAGGAGGGTTGGCGCCGCTGGTGCTCGGTGACACTGGTGGGGCCGCGGCTGTTGGGGCCGCGGCGCAGGTGCTGGCGCAGGCCATGGCCGACGCCTCGGATTGGCAGACCGACTTCGACTTCGCGCCGCACCTGCGGGCCGAGTGGGACGTGTGGCGCTTCGTGAC of the bacterium genome contains:
- a CDS encoding CAP domain-containing protein, translating into MSTESIAWLWSNWRRVASLLGVVVAVSAISVTVGAQQVGGETLDVRIVARKVASARVEFALQQREVGGGWGERLLPRQRFFPASVSVGRWLVSTPLALAGESSTSVPPGLGSTAEDGTSATIVTTTSPSTSQPQASLGKRLRPLVLDGVNELRGGLAPLVLGDTGGAAAVGAAAQVLAQAMADASDWQTDFDFAPHLRAEWDVWRFVTARWTSRDPGDQGTVRSLGDSLLDVPEHGRAAVACDLCTHLGLGVATAHGRTYATVVVAGRAPAEAVIAAAEAEMAGLVNELRAGLGLPTLTYDADIAAVARRWSETMGAEERLYHNPNYWRQYPAGSLAGAENASQVSAPLSLRAAVRRSFDGLVGSPLHYANMTNPDFTHLGVGIALDDGVLWVTQNFAQYADAS